In the Paenibacillus sp. FSL R7-0337 genome, TCAGTCTGCGGGGCAGATTAGGCGGAATAGCGTTCCACGCGGCTAGATAGGTGTCGTTCTCACACTCTTCCATATCGGAGGGGCTTGCGACAATATTCCTGGCGATCGCCCGGCAGTAAGCACCATATTTGTTCCGGGTCTCCGTGATGGCCTGCTGTGAGCGCTGTAAGTATAGCTGGACTATCCCCTCATCTTCCATCTGCTATTCTCCTTTTACGTCCTCTTATGTATATAGTAGAGAATGCTTAGCATCCGTTGCATCCCTCTCACCAAAAATGCGATTAGCGCCCGGTTCATCACCGTTACGCTAATCGCATCCTGATTCCAACCTTAGATTAAAGCATCGAAATGGCCCTCCGCATCCACCGTCGCCGTCCGGGGATCGGTCTGGCCGATACCCTTAAGGCCGCCCTTCCACTCCATCCTCCAGGGCGGAGCCTGAACATTCTGGGCGGCGGCACTCACATCCGTGACCGCGCTGCTTCCGGCTTTGTGCGCGAGCTGAACCTCAAGGAGACGGATCTGCCGCTGGAGCTGCTCCCGGCGGTAGGATGTCGCCTGCCCGCCCTGCGCCGCGTTCACCCGGTCCAGCTCCATCATCAGCCGGTTCCGCTGCTTCTCCAGGGAACTGACATCGCTCTGTGTGCCGCCGTAGGCAATGATGACCTGTACCGGACTGATTCCTGATACACTCTGTCCTAGCATGATCCATCCCTCCAGTCCTTGGCCCCCGCCTCAAATCCAGATATTTGGAAGCTTCTATTCCTATCTATTACCCTGCTGCTCCCGGTATGACAACATTAAGATGCACTACTGAATTTCATTCTTTGAAAAATCTCCGAAAACAATTTACATAATATCCTATATATGGTATCCTCGATGTGGATGCGCTTACATAATATGTCGGGAGAGGAGGAGGCGGCTCCGTTTCTGTAGAGGGAAGGCAATTAGGCTTCACCAATCGAATCAAGGAGGAGATATGAAATGAAGAAAATAATGACCCGAATTGCAAGTCTGGCTCTGGCGACAGTACTGCTGTTGCCTGCAATGTCTTTTGCATCACCTGTGACAGAGGAGCAGGATTTGAGCCTCTCTGCGGATGCCGCTGCGGCTGTAACCAGCACCATCACTCCCGCTCCGCAAGGCTATGACGGATACCGCAATAATATTCCGCACGGCAACGTACAGCAGATTTCTTATTATTCGACTACCGTAGGCAAGTCAAGAAACGCGATGGTATACACCCCTCCAGGCTATACCCCTTCCAAGACCTACAATGTTCTCTACCTGCTGCACGGCATCGGCGGGGATCAGAACGAATGGCTGAACGGGATGAATCCGCGGAACATTCTGGACAACCTGTACTCCCAGAATAAGCTGGAGCCGATGATTGTCGTGTTCCCGAACGGCCGCGCTATGGCGGATGACCGCCCAATCGGCGATATTTATGCTGCCGACAAGGTAGCTGCCTTCGAACGGTTTGAATTCGATCTGATCAATGACCTCATTCCTTACGTTGACTCTCACTTCCCGGTATACAAAAACAAGCAAAACCGTGCCCTGGCCGGATTATCCATGGGCGGCGGACAGACCCTGAACTTTGGCCTGAAGCATCTGGACAAGTTCTCCTGGATCGGCGCGTTCTCTTCTGCTCCGAATACGAAGTCGGCCTCACAGCTGATCACCAATCCGGCGCAGACGGCCAGCCAGCTGAAGCTGCTCTGGATCTCCTGCGGCGCCTCGGACGGCCTGCTCTATGTCAGCCAGAATTTCCATAACAGCCTGACCAGCATGAACGTTCCGCATCTGTGGTATCTGGATGTAGGCGGACATGAGGGCAAGGTCTGGAGCAGCGGACTGTATCAGTTCTCGCAGCGGATCTTCAAGTAATCCTGATCATAGCCTGCCTTCCCCTGATCCGCTAAGGTAAGGGGAGGGCAGCATTTCAAGATGAGCCCGGCCATACTACAAGGAGGGCAATACGATGGATCCAATAATCGATTACTATGATTCCTATGATGAGGAGGGAAGGCTGTTCAGGGATAACGGGCATCAGATCGAATGGATCACAACGATGTCTTACTTCAAAAAGCTGTTTAAGCCGGAAACCTACATTCTTGACGGCTGTGCAGGAACGGGGAATTACTCCTTTCAGCTTGCAGAAATGGGGCATAAGGTAGTTGCCGGAGATATTGTTCCTCATAATGTAGACATCATCAGAGAGAAGCAGCGCATACGCCCGGTATTGGCTGATATGTATACAGGAAGCATCACGGATTTATCACGTTTTGACAGCGAAACCTTTGATGTTGTTTTGAACATGGGAGCCTTTTATCATATCGGCAATGAAGACCGGCAGCTTGCCATGACCGAATGCCTGCGCGTACTGAAGCCGGGCGGGTTACTCGCGGTCTCCTATATTAACAATGCCGCCGTTTCGGTATTGAGCATAAGTGATAGACTCAGCAACATGGAAGATGTACTTACCTGGCATACCAACCAGACGAAGGATGGTCTATTCCTACATATGTCACCTCAGGAAATGGAACACATGGCCGCAGCCTATCATACAGAGATCGTTGCCCATCTTGGAACAGACGGGATCGGCTATCTTCTAGCTAACCATATTAATGGGGCGCAGCCAGAAGATTTCGAACACTGGCTTCAGTTTCATCTGCGGACCTGTGAGGATAAGAGTCTGCTCGGATATAGTTTGCATGCACTGGCGATTGTGCGGAAAGTGTAAACACAGACTCACTCCCCATAAAGCAAAATAGGCTGCACGCTCATCGCGTGCAGCCTATCATGATTGATCCTCTCCGCTACTATTTGCCCGCTCTACCCAAGCTCCGTATAAATCTGGAACGTCACCCCGTACTTGTCTGTCAGATCGCCGAAGCCGGGGCTGAACGGCTCCTCCCGAAACGGCATATTGACTTGACCGCCCTCCTGCAGCGCATCAAAAATTCTCCGCGACTCCTCCACACTATCCGTTGTAATGCAGATGGTTACCCGCTTGCCGCTCTCAACCGGCGTACCGCCAGGAGTATCCGAGAACATCAGCTCCGTGCCGCCCACCTGTACCTTGGCATGGGCCACCAGGCTTCGTACCTCATCCGGGAACGTGTCCGGGAGGTCCGGCATATCACCGTACGTCAGGATGGAGAGAACTTCAACACCCATAGTCTGTGCATAGAACTGAATAGCCTCCTGCGTGCGCCCCTCCAGAGTGATGTAGGGAGTAAGTTTGACTGTCATTGTGTGTTCCTCCTTGAGTTCGGATTGGAATTGCCTGTGTGATTCATTAGTATAGACGTTCTAGCCGCGGAAGAATCATCGGTGCTCCGGCAATCCGAAGCGAATAAATAATTCAGTATCTATAAAATGATGAACATGCGCGATCTTCCCCCCGCTCAGCTCAAGCACATGAATTGCCCACGGGACCAGTAAACCGTCTTCTCCAGAGGGAACATACTGGGCAACGGCGGGCCGGTTCCCGTTCACCCGGACCGGCATCAACCGCGAGCCCACACAGTGACTGCGTGTGATCTGGTAGAAGGCCGCAAGATCCGCGCTGCCTTGCACCCACATCGTAAATGGCGGCATCGACAGGCTGCCGTTCTCCTGGAATAAGGCTAACAACGCAGCTATATTGTATTGTTCAAACGCCTCCACATAGCGGGTAATCAGTCCTTCGTCCACCTCGTCATCGTCTGCCTGCAAGGCCTCGGACCGGAGCTGTGCCTTGGCTATGGTTGCCCTCGCCCGCTGCATCGCACTGTTCACTGCGGCCACGGTCATCTCCAGTGCCCCGGCGGTCTCGGCTGCCGACCACCGGAAGACCTCCTGCAGAATCAGCACGGCACGCTGGCGGGGCGGCAGCAGCTGAAGCAGTGCAATGAAGGACAGCCGCAGGGTCTCTCTGCTGACCAGGATATTACCAGGGTCATCCACATGGCCCGGAGCGGGCCAGATCCAGGAATGCTGCGGCAGAATCTCCCTAGGCTCTGCAACCACAGCGGCCGGTTCCGAGAGATCCATCGGCAGTGCCCGCCGCTTGGCGCTCCTCAGCCGGTCGAGACAGACATTGGTAGCAATCCGGTACATCCAGGACCTGCGAGAGGCCTGCTGCCTCATCTGCTCCTGG is a window encoding:
- a CDS encoding alpha/beta hydrolase-fold protein; translated protein: MKKIMTRIASLALATVLLLPAMSFASPVTEEQDLSLSADAAAAVTSTITPAPQGYDGYRNNIPHGNVQQISYYSTTVGKSRNAMVYTPPGYTPSKTYNVLYLLHGIGGDQNEWLNGMNPRNILDNLYSQNKLEPMIVVFPNGRAMADDRPIGDIYAADKVAAFERFEFDLINDLIPYVDSHFPVYKNKQNRALAGLSMGGGQTLNFGLKHLDKFSWIGAFSSAPNTKSASQLITNPAQTASQLKLLWISCGASDGLLYVSQNFHNSLTSMNVPHLWYLDVGGHEGKVWSSGLYQFSQRIFK
- a CDS encoding class I SAM-dependent methyltransferase; this encodes MDPIIDYYDSYDEEGRLFRDNGHQIEWITTMSYFKKLFKPETYILDGCAGTGNYSFQLAEMGHKVVAGDIVPHNVDIIREKQRIRPVLADMYTGSITDLSRFDSETFDVVLNMGAFYHIGNEDRQLAMTECLRVLKPGGLLAVSYINNAAVSVLSISDRLSNMEDVLTWHTNQTKDGLFLHMSPQEMEHMAAAYHTEIVAHLGTDGIGYLLANHINGAQPEDFEHWLQFHLRTCEDKSLLGYSLHALAIVRKV
- a CDS encoding VOC family protein; this encodes MTVKLTPYITLEGRTQEAIQFYAQTMGVEVLSILTYGDMPDLPDTFPDEVRSLVAHAKVQVGGTELMFSDTPGGTPVESGKRVTICITTDSVEESRRIFDALQEGGQVNMPFREEPFSPGFGDLTDKYGVTFQIYTELG
- a CDS encoding sigma-70 family RNA polymerase sigma factor, whose amino-acid sequence is MKERLSELNHHHETYETPETNATPETLNGLEDMRSELTGYCYRMMGSIFEAEDAVQDTMIRAWKHQEQMRQQASRRSWMYRIATNVCLDRLRSAKRRALPMDLSEPAAVVAEPREILPQHSWIWPAPGHVDDPGNILVSRETLRLSFIALLQLLPPRQRAVLILQEVFRWSAAETAGALEMTVAAVNSAMQRARATIAKAQLRSEALQADDDEVDEGLITRYVEAFEQYNIAALLALFQENGSLSMPPFTMWVQGSADLAAFYQITRSHCVGSRLMPVRVNGNRPAVAQYVPSGEDGLLVPWAIHVLELSGGKIAHVHHFIDTELFIRFGLPEHR